A window of Colius striatus isolate bColStr4 chromosome 29, bColStr4.1.hap1, whole genome shotgun sequence contains these coding sequences:
- the CD48 gene encoding CD48 antigen isoform X2, producing the protein MGVKLPAVIVFICFTTPAWAQREPLEVVGAVHGVAFLSPNLQSHFSYYQIHWRRNNSLKIASRDSGGKVQYPSSSYKGRVELFLNNTLKISHLHKKDTSSYQVYLEDEHGKEDVEHFFLVVYDLVPKPTVNVKVMEGDSRWCKATLECSVGLEGVTYEWISPSKLQLEGADTSQQQVSFNPWRETYICKVSNPVSSNNASLTYRHPCSWSAETSSAPSYITTSILGVLGHLLLIFFTLA; encoded by the exons ATGGGGGTGAAGCTTCCAGCGGTGATCGTCTTCATCTGCTTCACCACACCAG CTTGGGCACAACGCGAGCCATTAGAGGTGGTTGGAGCTGTTCATGGGGTGGCATTTCTCAGCCCCAACCTACAAAGCCACTTTTCTTACTACCAAATCCATTGGAGACGTAACAACTCCCTGAAGATTGCCAGCAGGGACAGTGGGGGGAAGGTGCAGTACCCCAGCAGCTCCTACAAGGGACGAGTGGAGCTTTTCCTCAACAACACCCTCAAAATCAGCCACCTGCACAAAAAAGACACTAGCAGCTACCAGGTGTACTTGGAGGATGAGCATGGCAAGGAGGACGTTGAACACTTCTTCTTGGTGGTGTATG ATCTGGTCCCAAAGCCCACTGTGAATGTCAAAGTGATGGAGGGTGACTCAAGGTGGTGCAAAGCCACCCTGGAGTGCTcagtggggctggaaggggtgACCTATGAGTGGATCTCCCCCAGCAAGCTCCAGTTGGAGGGTGCAGATACCTCTCAGCAGCAAGTCTCCTTCAACCCCTGGAGAGAAACCTACATCTGCAAAGTCAGCAACCCTGTTTCCTCCAACAATGCCTCTCTGACCTACAGGCACCCCTGCTCCTGGTCAG CTGAGACCTCCAGTGCTCCATCCTACATCACTACAAGCATCCTGGGGGTCCTGGGACACCTCCTTCTCATCTTCTTCACTCTGGCTTAA
- the CD244 gene encoding natural killer cell receptor 2B4 isoform X1 produces the protein MLCSRAPRCPLARLVLLCQALLAVVSSRGTLKCQEQSVSVNGTLWLQPEEPPKEWVRVEWRVMLDSRPQRILTAENGIVKSPNNSFHQRVSFEEKTLSLQISPVGTNDSGVYKAEFENREGVFTALCFNVWVWAPVQPPHLEKQILLQDQGWCNLSLICSVLGAGNISYNWSCPGDVPEPHPQLFLRVHKDSEPSICGCNASNPVSWSMASTDVVAECRAAASGLSSIITWWAVAVSLGLALAISTALVVTCYCRRTQRQDSPGHVEQTLTVYEEVGKAQPTQDPNGTSDVNMGGNTIYAVVCNRAQQRPRPPQEPQSCTIYSTVQVTRKSPSLKRKRLDPALVSTAYVEDTRASRLWCPPFQTTAPSPASLC, from the exons ATGCTCTGCTCCAGGGCTCCCCGGTGCCCCCTGGCACGgttggtgctgctgtgccaggcgcTGCTGGCAGTGGTGAGCAGCCGAG GAACCCTCAAGTGCCAGGAACAATCTGTTTCTGTCAATGGGACgctgtggctgcagccagaggaACCCCCCAAGGAGTGGGTGAGGGTTGAGTGGAGGGTGATGCTGGATTCAAGACCCCAACGTATCCTGACAGCTGAGAATGGCATAGTCAAGAGCCCAAATAATTCCTTCCATCAACGAGTCTCATTTGAGGAGAAGACCCTCTCCTTGCAGATCAGCCCAGTTGGCACCAATGACAGTGGGGTCTACAAGGCAGAATTTGAGAACAGAGAGGGTGTTTTTACAGCCCTGTGCTTCAATGTGTGGGTGTGGG CTCCTGTCCAACCTCCACACCTGGAGAAACAAATCCTGCTCCAGGACCAGGGCTGGTGCAACCTCTCCCTGATCTGCTCTGTGCTTGGTGCTGGTAACATCTCCTACAACTGGTCCTGCCCTGGGGATGTCCCAGAGCCTCATCCTCAGCTGTTCCTGAGGGTCCATAAGGATTCTGAACCCTCCATCTGTGGCTGCAATGCCAGCAACCCAGTGAgctggagcatggccagcaCCGATGTCGTGGCCGAATGCCGTGCTGCAGCCTCAG GGCTTTCCAGTATCATTACATGGTGGGCAGTAGCTGTGTCCTTGGGGTTGGCACTTGCCATCTCCACAGCCCTCGTTGTCACCTGCTACTGCAGAAGGACACAAAGACAGGACTCCCCAG GACACGTTGAGCAGACACTGACTGTCTACGAGGAAGTTGGCAAAGCTCAACCCACCCAAGACCCT AATGGGACCAGTGATGTCAACATGGGAGGAAACACCATCTATGCTGTTGTGTGCAACAGAGCACAG CAGAGACCCAGACcacctcaggagccccagagctgcaccATCTACTCCACAGTTCAGGTCACCAGGAAG TCTCCTTCTCTCAAGAGGAAGAGGTTGGACCCAGCTTTGGTTTCTACTGCCTATGTAGAG GATACCAGGGCTTCCAGACTCTGGTGCCCACCGTTTCAGACCACAGCCCCATCTCCTGCCAGCCTCTGCTAG
- the CD244 gene encoding natural killer cell receptor 2B4 isoform X3 translates to MLCSRAPRCPLARLVLLCQALLAVVSSRGTLKCQEQSVSVNGTLWLQPEEPPKEWVRVEWRVMLDSRPQRILTAENGIVKSPNNSFHQRVSFEEKTLSLQISPVGTNDSGVYKAEFENREGVFTALCFNVWVWAPVQPPHLEKQILLQDQGWCNLSLICSVLGAGNISYNWSCPGDVPEPHPQLFLRVHKDSEPSICGCNASNPVSWSMASTDVVAECRAAASGLSSIITWWAVAVSLGLALAISTALVVTCYCRRTQRQDPPGHVEQTLTVYEEVGKAQPTQDPNGTSDVNMGGNTIYAVVCNRAQQRPRPPQEPQSCTIYSTVQVTRKSPSLKRKRLDPALVSTAYVEDTRASRLWCPPFQTTAPSPASLC, encoded by the exons ATGCTCTGCTCCAGGGCTCCCCGGTGCCCCCTGGCACGgttggtgctgctgtgccaggcgcTGCTGGCAGTGGTGAGCAGCCGAG GAACCCTCAAGTGCCAGGAACAATCTGTTTCTGTCAATGGGACgctgtggctgcagccagaggaACCCCCCAAGGAGTGGGTGAGGGTTGAGTGGAGGGTGATGCTGGATTCAAGACCCCAACGTATCCTGACAGCTGAGAATGGCATAGTCAAGAGCCCAAATAATTCCTTCCATCAACGAGTCTCATTTGAGGAGAAGACCCTCTCCTTGCAGATCAGCCCAGTTGGCACCAATGACAGTGGGGTCTACAAGGCAGAATTTGAGAACAGAGAGGGTGTTTTTACAGCCCTGTGCTTCAATGTGTGGGTGTGGG CTCCTGTCCAACCTCCACACCTGGAGAAACAAATCCTGCTCCAGGACCAGGGCTGGTGCAACCTCTCCCTGATCTGCTCTGTGCTTGGTGCTGGTAACATCTCCTACAACTGGTCCTGCCCTGGGGATGTCCCAGAGCCTCATCCTCAGCTGTTCCTGAGGGTCCATAAGGATTCTGAACCCTCCATCTGTGGCTGCAATGCCAGCAACCCAGTGAgctggagcatggccagcaCCGATGTCGTGGCCGAATGCCGTGCTGCAGCCTCAG GGCTTTCCAGTATCATTACATGGTGGGCAGTAGCTGTGTCCTTGGGGTTGGCACTTGCCATCTCCACAGCCCTCGTTGTCACCTGCTACTGCAGAAGGACACAAAGACAGGA CCCCCCAGGACACGTTGAGCAGACACTGACTGTCTACGAGGAAGTTGGCAAAGCTCAACCCACCCAAGACCCT AATGGGACCAGTGATGTCAACATGGGAGGAAACACCATCTATGCTGTTGTGTGCAACAGAGCACAG CAGAGACCCAGACcacctcaggagccccagagctgcaccATCTACTCCACAGTTCAGGTCACCAGGAAG TCTCCTTCTCTCAAGAGGAAGAGGTTGGACCCAGCTTTGGTTTCTACTGCCTATGTAGAG GATACCAGGGCTTCCAGACTCTGGTGCCCACCGTTTCAGACCACAGCCCCATCTCCTGCCAGCCTCTGCTAG
- the CD244 gene encoding natural killer cell receptor 2B4 isoform X2, giving the protein MLCSRAPRCPLARLVLLCQALLAVVSSRGTLKCQEQSVSVNGTLWLQPEEPPKEWVRVEWRVMLDSRPQRILTAENGIVKSPNNSFHQRVSFEEKTLSLQISPVGTNDSGVYKAEFENREGVFTALCFNVWVWAPVQPPHLEKQILLQDQGWCNLSLICSVLGAGNISYNWSCPGDVPEPHPQLFLRVHKDSEPSICGCNASNPVSWSMASTDVVAECRAAASGLSSIITWWAVAVSLGLALAISTALVVTCYCRRTQRQDPPGHVEQTLTVYEEVGKAQPTQDPNGTSDVNMGGNTIYAVVCNRAQRPRPPQEPQSCTIYSTVQVTRKSPSLKRKRLDPALVSTAYVEDTRASRLWCPPFQTTAPSPASLC; this is encoded by the exons ATGCTCTGCTCCAGGGCTCCCCGGTGCCCCCTGGCACGgttggtgctgctgtgccaggcgcTGCTGGCAGTGGTGAGCAGCCGAG GAACCCTCAAGTGCCAGGAACAATCTGTTTCTGTCAATGGGACgctgtggctgcagccagaggaACCCCCCAAGGAGTGGGTGAGGGTTGAGTGGAGGGTGATGCTGGATTCAAGACCCCAACGTATCCTGACAGCTGAGAATGGCATAGTCAAGAGCCCAAATAATTCCTTCCATCAACGAGTCTCATTTGAGGAGAAGACCCTCTCCTTGCAGATCAGCCCAGTTGGCACCAATGACAGTGGGGTCTACAAGGCAGAATTTGAGAACAGAGAGGGTGTTTTTACAGCCCTGTGCTTCAATGTGTGGGTGTGGG CTCCTGTCCAACCTCCACACCTGGAGAAACAAATCCTGCTCCAGGACCAGGGCTGGTGCAACCTCTCCCTGATCTGCTCTGTGCTTGGTGCTGGTAACATCTCCTACAACTGGTCCTGCCCTGGGGATGTCCCAGAGCCTCATCCTCAGCTGTTCCTGAGGGTCCATAAGGATTCTGAACCCTCCATCTGTGGCTGCAATGCCAGCAACCCAGTGAgctggagcatggccagcaCCGATGTCGTGGCCGAATGCCGTGCTGCAGCCTCAG GGCTTTCCAGTATCATTACATGGTGGGCAGTAGCTGTGTCCTTGGGGTTGGCACTTGCCATCTCCACAGCCCTCGTTGTCACCTGCTACTGCAGAAGGACACAAAGACAGGA CCCCCCAGGACACGTTGAGCAGACACTGACTGTCTACGAGGAAGTTGGCAAAGCTCAACCCACCCAAGACCCT AATGGGACCAGTGATGTCAACATGGGAGGAAACACCATCTATGCTGTTGTGTGCAACAGAGCACAG AGACCCAGACcacctcaggagccccagagctgcaccATCTACTCCACAGTTCAGGTCACCAGGAAG TCTCCTTCTCTCAAGAGGAAGAGGTTGGACCCAGCTTTGGTTTCTACTGCCTATGTAGAG GATACCAGGGCTTCCAGACTCTGGTGCCCACCGTTTCAGACCACAGCCCCATCTCCTGCCAGCCTCTGCTAG
- the CD48 gene encoding CD48 antigen isoform X1: MGVKLPAVIVFICFTTPAAWAQREPLEVVGAVHGVAFLSPNLQSHFSYYQIHWRRNNSLKIASRDSGGKVQYPSSSYKGRVELFLNNTLKISHLHKKDTSSYQVYLEDEHGKEDVEHFFLVVYDLVPKPTVNVKVMEGDSRWCKATLECSVGLEGVTYEWISPSKLQLEGADTSQQQVSFNPWRETYICKVSNPVSSNNASLTYRHPCSWSAETSSAPSYITTSILGVLGHLLLIFFTLA; encoded by the exons ATGGGGGTGAAGCTTCCAGCGGTGATCGTCTTCATCTGCTTCACCACACCAG CAGCTTGGGCACAACGCGAGCCATTAGAGGTGGTTGGAGCTGTTCATGGGGTGGCATTTCTCAGCCCCAACCTACAAAGCCACTTTTCTTACTACCAAATCCATTGGAGACGTAACAACTCCCTGAAGATTGCCAGCAGGGACAGTGGGGGGAAGGTGCAGTACCCCAGCAGCTCCTACAAGGGACGAGTGGAGCTTTTCCTCAACAACACCCTCAAAATCAGCCACCTGCACAAAAAAGACACTAGCAGCTACCAGGTGTACTTGGAGGATGAGCATGGCAAGGAGGACGTTGAACACTTCTTCTTGGTGGTGTATG ATCTGGTCCCAAAGCCCACTGTGAATGTCAAAGTGATGGAGGGTGACTCAAGGTGGTGCAAAGCCACCCTGGAGTGCTcagtggggctggaaggggtgACCTATGAGTGGATCTCCCCCAGCAAGCTCCAGTTGGAGGGTGCAGATACCTCTCAGCAGCAAGTCTCCTTCAACCCCTGGAGAGAAACCTACATCTGCAAAGTCAGCAACCCTGTTTCCTCCAACAATGCCTCTCTGACCTACAGGCACCCCTGCTCCTGGTCAG CTGAGACCTCCAGTGCTCCATCCTACATCACTACAAGCATCCTGGGGGTCCTGGGACACCTCCTTCTCATCTTCTTCACTCTGGCTTAA